The Lolium rigidum isolate FL_2022 chromosome 1, APGP_CSIRO_Lrig_0.1, whole genome shotgun sequence region CTGATAGTGCCCAAGCCAACCGAGGACGACGCGGCGGAGGCACACGACCACGACGAGAGCTACGACATCGAGGAGCAGCCGGAGAACGGCGGTGGCAGCGGAGGTGACGAGAAAGcgtccggtggcggcggcgagtacGTGGCGCAGCTGTTCGCCGCGATGTGGGGCGTGGCGTCGAAGATCGGGAGAGGCCCTCTCCACCTCATAATGAAGCCGATCGCGTTTGCGGTGAAGGCGCCGTGGAAGATGCTCACGGTCGTGCCCGGGATGTCCGGGATAAAGCACCCCGTCGAGTCGTTCTTCATGTCCGGCGCCGACGGTAGCGTCGACCCGTCATCCACGTCTTCCAACCTGAGCCGGCCGCCGCTGATCGAGGAGATCATGGTCCCGTCGGTCACCGAGCTCGTCAACGCCGGCGTGCAGGTAACCGCCACAACCGGTGGCCTCTCCAGCATCAGCTTCGACGGCAAGACGGCGACGCTGCACCTCCCAGTGGTGACCGTAGACAGCAACACGGAGGTGATGGTCCGGAACCTCGTCGCCTACGAGTCTTCGGCGGCGTCCGGCCCGTTGGTGCTCACCCGGTACACGGAGCTGATGAACGGCATCATCGACGGCGACGGGGACGTGGCCCTGCTGCGGAAGCGCGGCGTGGTGCTGAACCGGATGAAGAGCGACGGCGAGGTGACGAAGCTATGGAACGGCATGAGCAAGTCGACGCGGCTGACGAAGGTAAGGGCGGTGGACATGGCGGTGGAGGAGATGAACCGGTACTACAACGGCCGGTGGCGCGTGAAGACGAAGCGGTTCATGCGGAAGTACGTGTTCAGCTCATGGCAGCTGCTCACATTCCTCGCCGCCATCATGATGCTGATGCTCACCACGCTCCAGGCCTTCTGCTCCGTCTACACCTGCTCCCGGTGGTTCGGCGCCGTCACCGTCACGGCGGCGACGGGAGGATGATTTCATTAATTCATGCGTGCTCTGCGTGCGCTGCTTGCCTTACTGGATCAGGCTACGCGACATTGATTTGCATGAGTATGATTTGGCTGCGAGTGGATTGAGAATTATTTTGTGGATTCTGGTCATACTTGTGGTTATATGAGATTCTGCCATTGGTTTGGCAACATGCTTGTGGTTATCGTGAAAATAAGGGTCAGCTCGACCGAAAACTAGCTTCCTTCATTCCGGTATGTAAGGCCACTTAATTTTGTCTTAAGTCTCTTTTatgcatagtttaaaatagccgaatatagccgggctatagccttTCCTGCATGGTACGGCTAACTGCATTAGCCCGCTAAAAGGTGTCAAAgtccttaaatagccggctatagccgagCTATAGCTGTTTTGGAAAGCCGCGGCTATatcctatagccggctattttaaacattgCTTTTATGTTTGACCTTGTTCGTAGAAAAAATATCAATATGTACAATACCTAATAAATACATACATCACTATATGGtacatctaatgatattgatttggtTTTACAAATGTTGATATTTCCCCATAATCTTACTCAATCCTAAAACAATGTGACTTAGTAATAGATCAAGTGGCTTACATATCAGGATGAAGGATTAGCATAACCATTTGatttcccctcaaaaaaaaagcaTAACCATTTGATTCCTCAGTACTTTCTCCGTCCCATAAAGATTATCTGCGATTTAtcaaaatatggatgtatctagacactaaatagcatctagatacatctaaattttgagaaATCTCAGAGAACCTTCATGAGACGGAGGAAGTAATTTGTATTAATAATGCGCAGATGAAAGCCCTCACAGGATAAACGATATGTGCCACAATAGGAAAATGTACATACACGTTGGTACGAAACTCATTTGGATAACCTAAAATAGTTCAGATGTCTTCAGAGAAATCTTGAGATATTTGAGATCTTGATGCAAACTCAATCTACTATGTCGTGGAATTCTAGATAAAGTTTGATCAACACCTTTTAGGGGAAAACCGAATTTAGCGAAGAAAACATACATAAGAAAGAGGTGTTCAATAATTTTGAAGAATAAATATTTGGAGCACCCCATTGCAGATCGATGCTGAAGAATAATTGCCACTCTATCGACCTATTAATTTTCTGATCCATCGAATGGCTGGCGCAGCACACACATAATAATACAGCTAGTAGTTGACGCGTGCAAGCTGGCAAATCCCTAAGTagctggtttttcattttatgatCCGCGCATAGTAGATCATGGCTTCCAACGTGGGACACTGATTTATACATAGTAGAGTGGGGGCATGGAGCTGTAGACAGTACATCATATATATCTTGCAAGTGTATTATATTATGCACATCGTAAAGCTGGTATATATACTGATTTAGCATGCAATTTGAAAATAATGATAATCTAGACTTTATAATCTTGCCTCATGATCAATCTTAAAAGTTGATGCATGGACACTAGGTAGATGAGGGGCGAgttcctgtttttggttttaggttTTTTTAATGTCTactttgggatggtgaggcggggGCTACATCTTGATGGTAGAACCCTAAGTagctggtttttcattttatgatCCGCGCATAGTAGATCATGGCTTCCAACGTGGGACACTGATTTATACATAGTAGAGTGGGGGCATGGAGCTGTAGACAGTACATCATATATATCTTGCAAGTGTATTATATTATGCACATCGTAAAGCTGGTATATATACTGATTTAGCATGCAATTTGAAAATAATGATAATCTAGACTTTATAATCTTGCCTCATGATCAATCTTAAAAGTTGATGCATGGACACTAGGTAGATGAGGGGCGAgttcctgtttttggttttaggttTTTTTAATGTCTactttgggatggtgaggcggggGCTACATCTTGATGGTAGAATACTAAGTagctggtttttcattttatgatCCGCGCATAGTAGATCATGGCTTCCAACGTGGGACACTGATTTATACATAGTAGAGTGGGGGCATGGAGCTGTAGACAGTACATCATATATATCTTGCAAGTGTATTATATTATGCACATCGTAAAGCTGGTATATATACTGATTTAGCATGCAATTTGAAAATAATGATAATCTAGACTTTATAATCTTGCCTCATGATCAATCTTAAAAGTTGATGCATGGACACTAGGGGTAGATGAGGGGCGAgttcctgtttttggttttaggttTTTTTAATGTCTactttgggatggtgaggcggggGCTACATCTTGATGGTAGAATACTAAGTagctggtttttcattttatgatCCGCGCATAGTAGATCATGGCTTCCAACGTGGGACACTGATTTATACATAGTAGAGTGGGGGCATGGAGCTGTAGACAGTACATCATATATATCTTGCAAGTGTATTATATTATGCACATCGTAAAGCTGGTATATATACTGATTTAGCATGCAATTTGAAAATAATGATAATCTAGACTTTATAATCTTGCCTCATGATCAATCTTCAAAGTTGATGCATGGACACTAGGTAGATGAGGGGCGAgttcctgtttttggttttaggttTTTTTAATGTCTactttgggatggtgaggcggggGCTACATCTTGATGGTAGAATAAGGTTATCCCCGTCATATTCTTGCTCTGGTGGTCCGTCTAGCACTGGCAGAGGGCGCGTGGAGTTTTGTGTCCGGTGGATCTCCTGCGATCCGGTTCCTCTTCGTGTTCGTCAGTCTGGTTACATGTTTAGCTCTTCCGATCTATGGTTCTCATCATTGGCGTTGGTTGCTGCTCTCCTACGTTGGTCATTCGTGGTCTTAGCATGAcaacttcccgtctgtctactacaacaagctttgCCCGACTCCCGTGATGGAGGGATGAGGATGGCGGCGTGTCTTGGCTCGCTCCGGTGCTCGTAGTCTTTGCTAGGGTCCAAATACCTATTTATATATTTTATTACCTTTGGCAGACAGGACGACGAGCCACACACACTCCAGTGGCATGACCGAAACGGAACGACTTGCGTGGACTGACCCACCCGTCCACTAAATTTAGGTCGCAGATGCGTCGGGCCAAAAAACGCACACGTCCTCCCGCGTCTTCCCCTTGGCCATCCCGGGCCGTCCCACCAATGGCACACAAACAATCAACTCCCTAGCCAAACCCTCGCCCGCCATCTCTGCCGCTACCCATGCAGCGCAGCCATCCGGGCTCTAGGTCACTGTTGCTGCCACTTCCCACCGGATCCTGCTGCCTAGGAACCACGTTCTCTTGCCACCGTTTTGCACCATTTTCCACACAAGAGATTTTGGTTGTTACCATCCCCAACCATCGCCGCGAGTGTTTCCCCCATTTCCAACAATACAACAACCCTCACATGTTGCTAGAGGTAACTGCCTTTTGGGCTCCATCCCTCCGCATGCATTGAGGCCATGTACAAGTTCTGCAGCGTAGTTATTGCGGTGTTTAGCAAAGTTTATCCGAGAGAGCCAAACACCAAAGACACTACCCGCCTCTTGTCCCTCAACGAAAAGAGGGGGTTTCCTAGGATGCTAGGTAGTATAGACTGCATgcattgggagtggaagaactttcCTTTTGGTTGGCAAGGGCAGTTCAAAGTGCATGTGGAGGGGTGCACGGTCATACTAGAGGCAGCTACATCACATGATCTAATTATCTGGCACTTCTTCATCATGACAGgatcaaacaatgatatcaatgtgcccCAACGCTCACTGCTATTTGCTAGGCTTGCAGAAGACAATGGTAATCCTTATGGCAAGGATTATTATCTAGTTGATGGCATCTATTCTTTCTGTCCACCTAGTCAAGACACTATGCAACCGTGAATATGAAAAATCTAAGAGAGTCGCCAAAGAGCAAGAGGCTGCTCAGAAGGACGTGGAGCGGGAATTTGTTGTGGTTCAATCCCTGTGGGCTATTGTTTAGCACCCTGCTAGAACCTGGAGCACGGAGAGGGTGTGAGAGGTGATGACaacatgtgtgatcatgcacaacatgatcattaagGACGAGCGTAAGACAACATCTATGACCAATACTGGGAATTTGAGGGTGACTAGGTTGAGCCACACCCCGGACAAATGTCTTGGGAACAACTCATGACCACCTTCAAGCCGATTAGATCGAGCATATGTGGGCTCATGTGGAAAACTAACATGGCTAGTCAAATTATCTTGTTTGTGAGACTATGTGGTTGTGAACTATTTATGATTATGAACAACATTTATTTTATTCATTGCTCTCAATATGTTGTAAATAAGATGGTCAAATGTGTATGCCCAAGACAACTGGCCAACGCTGGACAAAATGGCTAGCACGGACTGAATGGGCTGCACCGTTTGGGGCACTAGCCTAGCGTGTCGGACATCGACCGAAATTTTATCCGGGGCGCGACCCAAATGGACAGAATCGGACATCTTCGGGTTGCGTCGCTAATGATGCCCTTATGCAAGCGTCTTCGGTGTCCGGAGGAGCTTGAACCTTGCACAATGGTACAACTAGCCGCACCACTCTCGTGGACTCCATGGGTTTCATCGGTTTCGTGGGTCGGTCTAAACAGTAGGGATTCTGAAGCGCGGTATCACTAGTAGGAAATAGCTTATAAGCGAAAAAAATAGTAGTGATAAACTGTGAAAATGCCAAAATTCTTGCAACATACTCCctttgttccattctatagtgcttaTAGTTTTTTGACACGAAAATTAGCACAATAGTAGTTTTTACATAAAACCCcctggctgaacgatttgagatcagactaaaattagggaaatcgataacttcttaacttaccataacaaatcccaAATCTGTCCacttgactctccatatatgtgcagccatgtttaattaaggaaagaaaaacattgcttcctaaatctaagcaatccttggggccatgcattaggaatctcaattaattgtttccaattttgtatggattttttttcatgcatgtcatgtgggagttgaccggtgaatgggtaattgaaaaaagccaagctacagccttatattgtgaaacaaatgccaaaattcTATAGGCACAATAGAAAGAAACGGAGGAAGTACTAAATTTGTGCATGCTGCTACTATCTTCCTACCAGCGGCGTAGATGGGGCTTGGCACACCACCTCTTATGTGTACTCCAACCCCGCTCGACCCAAAAAAATGGGCGATATGGCCCACTGTGCTATGCCCAAGGTATTTATCGTACCAGAGGTGCATCCCAGTGGGCCACACCACTAACTTTACCGCGCGGCCCACACCAAACACAAAAAACATTGCCCCGGCTGCATCCTCCCCACTTGATTCGATTGCAcactctctcactctctctcgccCACTACCATCCCACGCCACCCCACCGCCATGCCTTATCACTGTCGTTTGTCACGCCATCGATCCGCCCCAAGACATCACCCCGTCCGTTTCGCCTCTCCATCCACCACGACACCACGCCACCACGCCATCCCATCCTGTTGACCGCCGCACATCTGTCCTTAGTGCGTTCCGTGCCACCAATCTCTTAGTGGTATAGTTGATTGTTAATTAGTTATGCATGATTTGGGTAATTGTGGATAAAAATAGTAGACAATTTTTTAGTGGTGTAGTTGTTAAGTGTAATTTTTAGGCCATTTGTAGTTGGCAATATTATCAATATACATTATAAGTATAATTTCTAGATCAGTTGTAGTTGTTCGTGTAATTTCTACATCAATTGTAGTTCATAAAATTATGGATATAAATTATAGTATAATTTGTCGATAAACTGTAGTTGGTAAGATTATGGATATACATTATATTATAATTTATAGATCAAATGTAGTTGTTAGTGTAATTTGTGGATCAATTGAAGTTGGTAAAATTATGGATTTACATTATAGTATAATCCGTAGATCTTGTAGTTCTTAGTGCAATTTGTATATCAAATTGTAAAATAGTTAGTATAGTGTAGATAATCTAGTGTTCAAAAACTACAAGAATAATGCCTTGGTGCAGCAAATTGCTTGATGAAACACTACTTGCGGCGAGAGCGCGGAGGGAGGCGGCGCTATGGGCTCCCGCTTTGTACGTACTACGCAGTGCCACCCTGCGCCCAAATGCCATGTATCTTAGCTTAATTAGCTATTATAGCTAGCTACTTGGAATGCTATTTatcgtagtactatatatatggtACCTATTGTGCTAGTGTTTTAGAGTGTCTTATTATTCTTTTTTATTTGTTATTAATGCAGCAAATGGAATGTGTTGTGTTCAAAGTGTAGTGACAAGAAGCACATGAGTGTGGCCATGTGGTTAACCACCCAGAGTTTACCATGTTGAAGAGCCCATCTAGGTGcttcttttttttcaaaatagtgcatcacagcctctgcatcaatagatgcatacAACATTTTTACTGTATTATTAAGCAGTTACGAAAAGTACTACAAAAATTACAGCTCATGGATCACAAAGCGTCTCAATAAAAATgagccaaaagaaagaaaaaaaatctaaggACATGGAGTGCCTTTTTGCATCTTCATGGAAAACGCCGATCGGTACCGGTACTAGAAATCGTATGCTACCATCACCAAATGGTTGCACGCAGTATCCAAAATCTGACGCTCTTCTGCCGGTTGCAGAAAGGACCACATATGAATCCAGTGAGTAGCCAACAGAATAACCTTCGAAAATGATGGGAAACTCctttttgttaaagataaaatCATTCCAAACCTTACATATTGCCCAAAGTAAAGCGCACACACCAAGTCTAATGTGGCATTTATCTTCTTTCCTAACTCattaagccaattaccaaacaaatTCGAAATATTAGCCAAGGGCGAGGGATACTAAAAGTCATGAAAACTATTCTCCAAAAGGGCACAAAATAAAATTCTAGGTGCTTCCACCTAGAGATTCCAATTTTCTTCCTACGTAAGATGGTATGTTTTGATTCAACATGTGGCTTTTTGTTCATAGTTGACAATGTCTAAATTTTTtcagataaagggaatatattaatatcaaaagataccaattacacccagcccctgcaacaacgccccaccctaatggaaaagagtaaagaaaactaagaaataaaagtcctgctacaacattctagacctagcaacaacaatacaaccaccactatgacaacacctgaagtacagactctccaaaagcgcgcctccaagaagggaacagtgcaccagcgccatcgtcgcccgaccaaaggtcttaggttttcaccctgaagataatccccactctcaaaacaatgcctccaacaagaatattgccaggcacaaccagttaaggccagaccttgggttttcaccctgagaggtaagactctgaacttctcgtGTGCTGccacccccacatgcataccactgctgcagagcccgaaacgccaagcagatccctcagcatcacggagactcaAACCTCCTTTAcctagtccaccaatccggccttcatgatattccttcttctgacttcaccatggaccaaaaagtcacctgatgtcaacacagaatagagcttcgcgccgctccatccggaaccaaacggtcagaataaaaacatgggtgcgcgcgaccgaataccacccgatccagcaactaCAGGcataagatgcactgttccattcaccAGCGGAGCTTtctggaactcatctctccagccagatcaaagcaaactaacctccggaagatcttcatcctcgcatgcgagaaacccgaggacctccaccaaagacaaagcaagatcagcagcccccacgccgccaatcACTCATGCCTGATCACCAAGGAAGAGGGCAGcgacgcggatcatgcgtaccgccgccgaaccgttaccgggggcggaggccgccaccgctccaccgaatcctccatggctaccgacagagagcctcaggccccggccaagaaGCCGTgctgcccggcttcctccaccagcgctacatcacctcccatggaacgccaccgcgaaaaccctcttctcccccttatcGATTTGACATagggggtgccgccaccaccaccgtagccaGGCCGGGACCGGGGCCATGGCCGAGGCCAAGGCCGGGGGGCCAGGGCCGAGGCCAGCGCCGGGGTCGGGGTTAGGGGAAAATGGAGAATCAATAGTCAGTTGTCGGTTAACAACACAATGTCTAATTATTGTTCTTCAACATGTGTCTTTTTTTCATAGTTGACGTGTCTAATTATCATTATTTAGCATGTGTCTTAGATCAAGGCGAGAAGTTTTGGAGAAGCTCAACATTGCCATTGACGAGGAGACCTAAACAGTGGCCGAGTTGAGGATGCCAAAGGAACATTATTGGCTCAGTTAACAACATAGATGATATTCCAGTCTAAAGGGTTATCGTCACAAACGAAAGGAAAGGAACCGAACCTTTTTCGATTGCAACACTTTGACAATATTGCCCAAGAGAAGGGTTTCAAACTGAGGGAGGCTCTGGTCGTATCCTTATGAAAATGATCATTCAAGGTTCTATGTGCCTGGAGGGGATCTTAGGCAGAGTGGTTTGTATCTACCTCGTCGAAGCTGCCGAGTTTCAACGACATGGTGCAGCGAGGTCACGGTGATGGATGCGGCTTGATGGACTCACGCAAGGTGGTGATAttgtctggcgccgtggcggcatcgatgacaGGCCTAGCAAGGTCAATGTGTTGATCTTTCCTAAAGATGGGTTGACGAAAGATGGTGACAGCGACTTCTCGAGCGTGTGAAGTGGTCTGCTCAGGGTTTGTTGGACCGGTTTGAGTTCCCAACTCGCTATAGGATGTTTTGGTGAGGCCTCTGGTTTTTCTGATGATGTGCATTGCTGTGCTCTGGGCATGAGGTTCCGACACGgtcacccccccccccgcccccccccCTCCCTCATCAAGTTTGTCAAAAAAAACTTCACTCTCCAGTATTTTTGACCAATGCAGGGAAAATTTGCCAAAAGAAAAAACTTGAATTTTGATTCCCTCCACCAAGAACAGAATAATTAATgcattaagggcatctccagtggcgcgacgcaaacggtcgctcaacgaccgttttcgtccgccgtgaccggaaatgcgtctggcaccacctccagcggggcgacgcaaagtgaccggccgtccgcggagacacaaacctgacccaaatatgcggatgcgtctctgcggacgctgcacggacgctcaaagtgtccgctcgcgtctggcggacgtttcgtcgggcccgcctggcagcgaccctgcgtcgatacgtcttctcaaacgcgccagcgactgcgccgctgcgtcgcttcggcagcctGCGCTacattaatggcgatgcctcagctgccgcagcccacctccgccaaccacgttaatggcgacgccacgcgtcccgcggtcaccgcatgcctccggcctacaTAAAGGGGGCgcacgttcttcttcctcatccactcctccaaagaaaccctagccgccacaaagctcgaccgtagcgccgcctaggtgttcctgcgacacaACCAGGCCCGCGagaaagtccatggccggtcctggtggccggcgatgcggtcgaggccgcggccctgggcgcccccgtggccggggcaggggccgccgtggtggagcagctacggccccacgctcgccgtcgcctgcgccctcctcgtcctcgcaggaggagcgctgcttcgagttcctcctccgcatcgacgacgacccactcgacatcaaaagcggctcccggacaagttcgccgagttcatcgatggcgtcgagccggcgcatttgcagctacgggaggccagctgcaacttctgccgctggaccgtggaggtcttgttcgacggacagggcaagatgtacctgcacacggggtgggacaagttcgcccgcgacctcgagctcgagcgcggctgccagctcaccttcctctacgagggtgacggcgagatgatcatcaaggtgttcgacgacacggcgTGCCGCAggtactaccacaccggcgaatccggctcggatacCGATagctagaacttagagtgttctttctttgcagcgaatctggctacgggccagacgaagccagtagtggaggtttctggatgttcgtcctcggtagaaccaacaagggcaccatctcccgctggattttccagtttgggtgactgagtgtgccctcgaatgttctttcttggcagcgaacatacggaaatcaacacaactggtttcctcattttgcaatattttatttgtgtccaccatggttcaaactatgtattagtttgtgtaaaccatgttcccaattatgtattagtttgtgtaaaatcatgtttcaatatataatatttggaactatgtttaaatggagtagatgaaaaaaaaaataagaaaaaaaaaatgtgtcgccccgctggagcagcccctagacgcaaatggacgcgcggacaaaaacgatcaTTTTATCGTTCGCggcgcgatgcaaacggacgctcacGGACATTAAAATAtgtcacgccgctggagatgccctaaacagTTGTTTCCTAAGACTACACGTGCATTCCACGTGCCAGATTACTAGTGAGCTTCAACAATCCACCGGCATGTATGTTCATTATTCTAAATCCTTGATGTGTAGGGTTTCTATGATGCGTTTTGAGTCACCAACATTTGCTAAATTTTCCGTAGGAAAATTTCTTACTTTGCACAAATAATTTCTCATCATACTGCGTTTTTTttaattgcttgcttcatttagcAGTGACAGGTGTTGTGGCTGAAGTAAGAGCAATTGAAGCAAGAATGGGTAATCCGGAAGTTTGAATATCGATCAACCCATTGAAGCGTGGAAGTTCAGTTTGCTCTTTTAAACCTTTGGTGATGGTTTCAGTTTGGGTCTTATTCTGTAGTATCTGATATGGGACAAAGAATTTCCTATGAAAATTGCTTAGGTTGTACAAAGAATTTCTCATCATACTGAGTTGTTCTTCAAAACTGATTGCTTCATTTTGCGGTGACACGAATAGAGCCCGGAGCAAGAGGAAGTGAAGCAGGACATAGAGATGTGGAAGTTTGAATATGGATCAAGCTATTGAAGCATGGGACTTCAGTTTGCTCGTTTGGTGCTGGTTACATTTTGGGTCTTATTCCATATCTGATATGGGAGTCTTAGTTAGCATCCTTTGCTCTTTTTGTGTATAGCTTATCTGAttgttggtcagggcaagatttgGTCACAaaattgtttaagctcttgctccTTCAGTTATTTTGTTACTAcctttaggctggtgccaacgcgggctggaGGAGGGGCGGTACCGCCAGcgacggggcgagaggcgggcgagacggcagcgcggggcggtggatccaccgcccggcggtagcgcccgctaccgcccggctgccgcccgcgctgggggcgaGAGGGGGGCGAGAGCGCTGGCAGGTCGGGGCGAGAGCGCGGGCGAGAGGGAGGgggtaacggctagctgacgtggcgcgatctgattcgtccacgtcagctagccgttggggtagccgttgctggctcaaaaaattcgaaaaaaaaaagccaaaaaccccaaaatttcatccccaccccctataaataccccccatatggtttcactcactccacacccatttcatctcattcatctccttcactctctcaaatcttctccaccatgtctgGTTGGACTCCAGATTTGACCTCGTTCACGGATCTCTTGCAGCCCGACGGGTCACCAGTACACCTAGATGATGtctctccgacacatcgtcgctccaatgtcggttcttcgccgcttccccgagttttatactcctccggcacaccacctccggggccatatgggccatacgctccacctccggcgccatatggttcataccctccgcctccgtatccatacccccCACCACCTCCACATGCTCCACCTACAGGTAGCGGGAGTGGGACTGTACCTCCTTACCCCCCACCACCGGcgccatatggttcataccctccgcctccgcatccatacgcgccatatggtccgtacccccccccaccacctcctgaagCCAGTGCTCCAAGCTTGGAGTCCGGTGCCGCGGAAACAATCGTACCAACGCGTCCAAAGAGGCTTGACTGGACAACTGCGGACGAGGAAAAACTGGTACTTTACTTacccatcacatatttatttcGGGGTTGGTTCTTGCTTGGATTTTTCACTAACAATATCTATTTCGGGGTAGGTTCATGCTTGGATTTTTAACTCCAAGGACTCTGTCgccggtaattgcaagaccggcaatagtttttggggtcagatagctgcaaccttcaactctacctcggatcctgcccgtcatcggacctcgaagcaactgaaggatcattggaacgcctacaacaaggaggtgtccatgttcaatgcataccacatccaagaagaagcgttacgtcagagtggagcagacgatgcaatggtcatgaaggcggcaatggcgAGGTACGCGAATGACAAAAGAGTGACTCAGCCGTTCAGACGGCACCACTGGTGGGAAGCTGTTCGcaatgaagcgaagtggaaaggacaacatggtcctggtagtggaTCCGATTCCACTGCCAAGAGAAGCCGTCTGGGAGTTTCTGGTGAGTACAGCTCTAGCGAGACGACGACGGAGGAGGAGCGTCCAACGGGCCGCGATAGGGCCAAGGCCGCGACACGTAAGGataggaggaaggggaaggaatcctcatcaagcagtgaggtagcaagtaaatccttcgcgatgaAGAACATGTGGAAT contains the following coding sequences:
- the LOC124685145 gene encoding putative UPF0481 protein At3g02645 — encoded protein: MASSSDEGSGSGRRPLVFDELRWVVQIRESLTEDADDEDDNGIPVSVFNVPKQLLVHKPEAYVPQFIAIGPYHHWRPELYEMERYKLASARRAQRRLRPAGLKLDALVAQIADRLERKVRAYYHRYLDFSGETLSWMMVVDGAFLLEFLQIYASAADDGSGKPALRRVSSRMAHLVDFAGRKSAHGLILRDMLMLENQIPLFLLRKILEPQCASPEEAGELLTSMVTGFMKELYPFKMVNGEFPAVDVAKHAHLLELLYYLIVPKPTEDDAAEAHDHDESYDIEEQPENGGGSGGDEKASGGGGEYVAQLFAAMWGVASKIGRGPLHLIMKPIAFAVKAPWKMLTVVPGMSGIKHPVESFFMSGADGSVDPSSTSSNLSRPPLIEEIMVPSVTELVNAGVQVTATTGGLSSISFDGKTATLHLPVVTVDSNTEVMVRNLVAYESSAASGPLVLTRYTELMNGIIDGDGDVALLRKRGVVLNRMKSDGEVTKLWNGMSKSTRLTKVRAVDMAVEEMNRYYNGRWRVKTKRFMRKYVFSSWQLLTFLAAIMMLMLTTLQAFCSVYTCSRWFGAVTVTAATGG